gtgtttgtctttggtggatcgtctggatccggtcttcgttcgtctaCATCAGTGTGTCTGCGGGTTGGATCCTTCTGACCTATccttctcttcatcggcggcagTTGCTGTTCTGGTGTGTTTTGGttggtcctatgaggccttagcacgacaacttctcgactgtgtactacaacaatgtttgcccggctccgacgagggaggggcgatgacggcggcgtgccttcggctcgctccagtgcttgaaGTCATCGCTAGCTGGTCTACGGACCTGCATGTAAATTTTACTTCTAGTACTTTTTTATTACCTTGACCGTTGATAATTAGATCGAAAGTTTCTTGGAGAAAAAAATTCCATCAACGCTACTCTCTCCAACGGTGGGAGTAGAAATTTGTCAAACTGGTAGTACAAGCTACAGCAGCAACTATATATAACTATTAATTATTGCACATGACAACAGGGATTTTGGGCCCAACGCACGCATGAGATTAGTGTCGCGGAACATGCGGATAAACAATTAAACAAGAAGAACTACACAATTCAGTAGTGAGCAGTTTGGTCTTTGGTCTGCCCTGGTCCACCAACAGTTTAACATGGACTAAGCCAACACCTCTTTAATTTCTGCATCCGGCCCCTCCCGAGAAGAATCCCATTGGCGCCTCCTGCAGTACTCAACCCACTGCCGCGCTGCTGGTGCCGCTGACGATGATCTCTGCTCACACTCGCAGCCAGCAATTTGCCAGCCATCCTGCATGCCCATGAAAGCATACTGATGaatatttgagagagaccatcaacATTGATTTGTTCATGAGAGAGGACACCCTGATCAGTGATCGACTGAATTAACCTAACTTGTGAGTGCAGTGCATGCATGGGCAGAAATAAATGGAGTAAGCGTACCTGCAGGTGAAGTTGACGAGTTGCATAGCTAGCGTTTGCAGGGGAGCAGGCTGTGTCTTGGAGAGGGTCTTCATCAGCTGGTTCCAAACGAGGCATCTTCTTCTTGGTGTTCTCCTCGGTGCCTGCTGCCTTCTTCGCCTTGGCCTTGGTCTTGCTGGCGGTGGACAAGGTGGAAGTGGAGGCGCGGTCGCCGTGGGGCTTCTTCGCTGGCACCTCTTGGGAGTTGTGCAACTGCAGGTAGGTGTCGTCGCCGTCGATGAAGTAGGCCGTCCAGCCGCTGTCGTCGGAAGCCACGGCGGTGGCAGGCCCGGATGCGTAGCAGTCGACGTCGCCGTCCAAGACTGAAGCTGAAGCACCCGGCGTCCTAGACGAGCTGATAGATTCCTCCATTTGACAAACGTACGTATGTGTGTGTGGACTATGAACTTGAAGCTAAGTTAGCCAGCCAGGTAGCTCCGCGTAAGGTggctagctagaagaagaagaagaagaagaagaagattgcagTGTTGCAGAATGGGTTGGAGTAAGAAATATGGCATGGAGGTCCGCCGGGGGAGCGCGGTTGGTGATGGTGTTATATAATGGCGGAGAGAGGGGAGGGTAGGCGCACCGGGACGTGGAGCGGCGGAGGGGTTACAGTGAAGTGTCGTTGACAATAAAGCCGGATGGATGATGCGCACATGGGCACTTATTTGCAGGCCGTGCACTCAACTGGACTCGAGACACACGTACGAGGGGGGTGTTCCATCCATGGATGGAAGGGATGGGAGGGAAAGATAAGTTAAGCAAGAGAGCGATAACTTTTCTCCGGGAAACATGTAGCCATGCAGCAGAAAGCCTGTTGGAGTTGGATCCGAATCAAAACCCATGGAGTCATGGAGATATACGGGGAGTACTAGACAAATGGAAGGAACAAAAATCTTGCACACGTGCATGCTATACTAGCTCGTCATCTTCATCTACTAAGCGCCATACCCAGTAAAGTTCACTAGTTGGAGTACACATAGTTGACAGAAAAAGCTAGGAGTACCAACTAAAGAAAGGGCAATGCTTTGCGTCGGTCGACCACGTAAGGACTCGATCGGTGGCCTTCAGCACCACATGATAGGCCAAAGGCAGCCATCCGACCTCGCCCCGTGCCTCACGCTCGCCGTGTACAACACTGTGCTTCGCAGCAGCCTCCATCCCCATCCCCGCCGCCAGCGAGCTCAAAGCACCGCATCGCTGAGCTTGTAGCTCCGCCCTCCCCAACATCCTGATTGCAACACCCGACATTGTTGTCGTAGCATCCTGTCGCgggtcgaagcgcgccacggtggCTGGTTGCAGCTCCAAGTGGTGCCCGTCGTAGCACGCCAGTGGCCGATTGCACCTTCTCGACGCCCCCGTCGTGCCATCGGTCGACGTGGGTCGTAGCACCCCTGGTGGCTGGTTGCAGCTCTCGGTGGTGTCAGTCGTAGCACGCTGGTGGCTGGTTGCAGCATCCGGATGTCGTAGTCGTAGCATCGTCGGCTAGGGCGCCCATCACCGTCAGGGGGTTGGAGCATCCTCGTTGTACGCTTTCAACATCGTCCCTGGGCAGTCGCAGCTTCGCCGATGGCCCATTCCAGCATGCGGCCACCATTGTTGTAGCTTCGTCGGAGGTCGATTCCACCACATAGCCACAAAGGTCCGAGTTTCATAGGTGGTTGATTCCAGCACATCGCGACGCTGGTTAAAATACACGGCCACCACTATCGCAGCTTCGCCGGTGGTGATTCCAGCACATCGTTGACGCTGGTTACAACACGCGGCCACCATTGTGGCAGCTTCACCGGCGGCGATTCCAGCACGTAGCCACCAAGGTCTGAACTTCGTCACCGGCCGATTCCAGCACTCAGCCACCATAGTCATAGCTTTGTGGTGACCGATTCTAGCATGCCACGATGCTGCTTCTAGCATGCTACAGCGCTGCTTCCAGCACACGACCACCACAGTCGCAGTATGCAACACCTGTTGCCCCTAGATCGCAACGCTCATCAGTCGTGTTCATCGAGCTCATATTGTTATGATGGTCGCACACCTCAGAGTCACGACAGCTCATATCCTCTCTTGCAGCACGGCGGTCGCCGACGGGCCTCACACGCGGGATTGTCGAGGTTCCCAGCAGCGGCTGCCTTGGCGCGGTGGCATGTAGTGGCGGTAGCGCGTGAGAGAAAGGGAAATTCGATGCGATTCGCATGTGGATGAGGTTCTCCAGCAAAGGGATAAGCGGGAGGGAGCCACATACGTGAGACCCACTGGGCTTGTGTCCAACGCATAGGCCTGCGAAAAGCACGATCGCAAACAATAAGACAGCGCGCACACGACCGGCACAGGCCATAGCCGATTGGTTGATTCACAaccctccccccaccccaccccaccccaaaaaAAGAACACGGAAATCATAATTGGCGACTGTCAGCTATGAGGGCCGGATTCGTTTGCATGAGTCCTGGCGCATGATCCTAGCCACGTCGGATACCCAAACCCGTTCGCTATAAAGAAAACATGAGTGAACCATATTTCAAAGTACTAGAATCCTGGTGCCCCACCCccctcctttccttttttttcaccGGATAgcattttctctaaaaaaaattagCATGACAGTTTCCATTCTTATTTATTTAAGAGATGGCGTTTTTACATTAAGAGATagcatttttattattaagagatggcatttttataTTGCTAAGAAATGTAATTTTTATATTAAGATATGGCATTGCTTTTATTATTATAAGAGATGTCATTTTATTATTGAGAGATGAAGTTTTTTATTTAAGAAATGACATTTATTATTATTAAGAGATGACATTTtttattaagagatggcatttttgtTATTAGGAGATGGCAATTTTATTATTAAGAgatagattttttatttttttagatggCATTTTTTGTTTACTAAGAGATGGGAACTTTTTTTATCATGGCATTTTTTATTTATGTAGTTAATTCAACTTTTTTTAATCATACTCATGTGTATATTTTATAATTTAGAGAGATGGCATTTTTTTATAGTAGGCTGAATTTTTTGCATAAGTTAGTTCATGGCAATTTTGGGGTCTTTTTTTGTTGATGGCATTTTTCTCCGAAAAAAGGTTAAACTAGGCCTCTGGCCCAATGGGGTTCGCCCCGGGACCTCCTGGCGTTCTCCTGGCTGAGGGACGCCAGATAATAGGGTTCAAAGAAAAAAGGTAGGCTA
This region of Triticum aestivum cultivar Chinese Spring chromosome 2D, IWGSC CS RefSeq v2.1, whole genome shotgun sequence genomic DNA includes:
- the LOC123049283 gene encoding uncharacterized protein; this encodes MEESISSSRTPGASASVLDGDVDCYASGPATAVASDDSGWTAYFIDGDDTYLQLHNSQEVPAKKPHGDRASTSTLSTASKTKAKAKKAAGTEENTKKKMPRLEPADEDPLQDTACSPANASYATRQLHLQDGWQIAGCECEQRSSSAAPAARQWVEYCRRRQWDSSREGPDAEIKEVLA